The Rana temporaria chromosome 4, aRanTem1.1, whole genome shotgun sequence genome contains a region encoding:
- the TNFSF10 gene encoding tumor necrosis factor ligand superfamily member 10, giving the protein MIAVAGSNSYALCGFVLVSFVFQAGFFIFTYVYFTNEIKQIHESYIRNIACFVEEDFENVLQPVDRIVADRNNDCWAVRTQLKVLMRKMIVGNYGPDISAIIKEKVSEMIPIVAAEKQTQTRQLFAAHFTGNGKPQLQQESLWNKPYQGYKITEWSEKKSSSSNDQIKLENGELVISENGYYYIYAQTYFRYKDPEEGKSKQLVQFIYKRTNYPKPIALMKNVKTTCWSKEAQHELHSIYQGGVFKLNKNDRLFVSASNVSMVDTDEAGTFFGAFQIS; this is encoded by the exons ATGATAGCTGTAGCTGGCTCCAACTCCTATGCTCTGTGTGGATTTGTccttgtgtcatttgtatttcAGGCTGGGTTTTTCATTTTCACTTACGTTTACTTCACAAATGAAATCAAACAG ATTCATGAAAGCTACATCCGAAATATTGCCTGTTTCGTCGAAGAAGATTTTGAAAATGTCCTTCAACCCGTGGATAGGATTGTTGCTGACAGAAATAATGACTGCTGGGCAGTAAGGACTCAGCTGAAAGTTTTAATGAGAAAG ATGATTGTGGGCAATTATGGACCAGATATATCAGCAATAATCAAag AAAAGGTTTCAGAAATGATTCCAATTGTCGCTGCTGAGAAGCAAACACAAACACGGCAACTCTTTGCTGCTCACTTCACTGGAAACGGGAAACCCCAACTGCAGCAAGAAA GTCTTTGGAATAAACCCTATCAGGGATATAAAATAACTGAATGGTCTGAAAAAAAGTCCTCATCTTCAAATGACCAAATCAAACTGGAAAATGGAGAGCTGGTCATTTCAGAAAATGGCTACTACTACATCTATGCCCAGACATACTTCCGTTACAAGGACCCAGAGGAGGGAAAAAGTAAACAACTAGTGCAATTCATATACAAAAGAACAAATTACCCCAAGCCCATAGCACTGATGAAAAATGTGAAGACAACCTGTTGGTCCAAAGAGGCACAGCATGAACTTCACTCCATTTACCAAGGAGGTGTTTTTAAACTAAATAAGAATGACCGACTTTTTGTTTCAGCAAGTAATGTAAGTATGGTAGACACAGATGAAGCGGGAACCTTTTTTGGAGCATTCCAGATATCCTAA